From one Lolium rigidum isolate FL_2022 chromosome 4, APGP_CSIRO_Lrig_0.1, whole genome shotgun sequence genomic stretch:
- the LOC124647564 gene encoding putative pectinesterase 10 gives MTKLGVSTPLATLVLAIGAVALALTATAPRGCDAAGGVVRSIFVNNKQPADFKSVQAAIDSIPLGNNQWIRIHVAAGVYFEKVLVPLNKSFILLEGEGKDQTFIEWADHAGGDTVTASSPTFTCYPTDFMARDISFKNTYDGVSNMAPAVAALVAGDRSSFYRCGFISVQDTLSDLFGRHYYENCYIEGSTDFIFGNGQTIFQGCEVSTGRSSVTPGFITAHGRNSAQDGTGFVFNGGKVSGVTPAYLGRAWRAYARVIFYQTDMSDIVVSQGWDAWNYKGQEGSLTMVESGCTGKGSNTTGRVPWEKTLSSQEIANFVNVSYVSADGWLAAQPR, from the exons ATGACGAAGCTTGGGGTAAGTACCCCACTGGCTACACTGGTCTTAGCCATTGGAGCTGTGGCGCTAGCTCTCACGGCTACCGCGCCTCGAGGCTGCGACGCTGCAGGGGGCGTGGTGAGGAGCATCTTCGTGAACAATAAGCAGCCTGCCGATTTCAAGTCCGTCCAAGCCGCCATCGACTCCATCCCTTTGGGCAACAACCAGTGGATCCGAATCCATGTCGCCGCCGGCGTTTACTT CGAGAAGGTGTTGGTGCCCTTGAACAAGAGCTTCATCCTGCTGGAGGGCGAGGGGAAGGACCAGACTTTCATCGAATGGGCCGACCACGCCGGCGGGGACACCGTCACGGCCAGCTCCCCGACCTTCACCTGCTATCCCACCGACTTCATGGCCCGCGACATCAGCTTCAAG AACACGTACGACGGGGTGAGTAACATGGCGCCTGCGGTGGCGGCGTTGGTGGCCGGAGACCGGTCGTCGTTCTACCGGTGCGGCTTCATCAGCGTCCAGGACACGCTGAGCGACCTGTTCGggaggcactactacgagaactgcTACATCGAAGGCTCCACGGACTTCATCTTCGGCAACGGCCAAACCATCTTCCAG GGATGCGAGGTGTCGACGGGGAGGTCGTCGGTGACGCCGGGCTTCATCACGGCCCACGGGCGGAACAGTGCACAAGATGGCACCGGGTTCGTGTTTAACGGGGGCAAGGTGAGCGGCGTCACGCCGGCGTACCTCGGCCGCGCTTGGCGTGCGTATGCCAGGGTCATCTTCTACCAGACGGACATGTCCGACATCGTGGTCAGCCAGGGCTGGGACGCCTGGAACTACAAGGGCCAAGA GGGCTCGCTCACGATGGTGGAATCTGGATGCACGGGGAAGGGGTCCAACACAACAGGGCGGGTGCCATGGGAAAAGACACTCAGCTCCCAGGAAATCGCCAACTTCGTCAATGTGTCATACGTCTCCGCCGATGGCTGGCTCGCCGCGCAGCCAAGATAG
- the LOC124647565 gene encoding microtubule-associated protein RP/EB family member 1A, which translates to MSVNNIGMMDGAYFVGRNEILSWINTTLQLGLAKVEEAAPGAVACQLMDAAHPGAVPMHKVNFDAKNEYDMIQNYKVLQDVFTKLKITKHIEVNKLIKGRPLDNLEFMQWLKRYCDSVNGGSMSSYNAIERRDSSKGGKETNRRTSVTSHAPPKSASATNKAQASSHGAKRANGHASNAPQRSAKPAPANTAGPAYDAQMTELKLLVDSAEKERDFYFSKLRDVEILCQSPEVEHLAIVKAIQKILYASEDDPSTLAEAQAEMVAQHNQQLQQQPMLSPILEASEAPSITPKDSSEESLMRQEAAAAHKRKSISDMEEFEMGSSSRLRLSDVSDVQLCGSPLMSFT; encoded by the exons atgtcGGTCAACAACATCGGGATGATGGACGGCGCCTACTTCGTGGGGCGCAACGAGATCCTCTCCTGGATCAACACCACGCTGCAGCTCGGCCTCGCCAAGGTCGAGGAG GCGGCGCCGGGCGCGGTGGCGTGCCAGCTCATGGACGCGGCGCACCCCGGGGCGGTGCCCATGCACAAGGTCAACTTCGACGCCAAGAACGAGTACGACATGATCCAGAACTACAAGGTCCTACAGGACGTCTTCACCAAGCTCAAGATCACCAAG CACATTGAAGTGAATAAGCTCATCAAAGGAAGGCCCCTAGACAACCTGGAGTTCATGCAATGGTTGAAAAGATACTGTGATTCTGTCAATGGAGGTTCCATGAGCAG CTACAATGCCATTGAGAGAAGAGACAGCAGCAAGGGTGGCAAAGAGACTAACAGAAGGACGTCAGTGACATCTCACGCGCCTCCCAAATCTGCATCTGCAACCAACAAAGCTCAGGCTTCGTCACATGGGGCTAAGAGGGCAAAtggacatgcttcaaatgctccaCAGCGAAGCGCAAAGCCAGCTCCAGCTAACACTGCAGGACCAGCTTATGATGCACAG ATGACCGAGCTGAAGCTCCTTGTTGATAGTGCTGAGAAAGAGAGAGATTTCTATTTCTCCAAGCTGCGGGATGTTGAGATCTTGTGCCAGAGCCCTGAGGTCGAGCACTTAGCA ATTGTGAAGGCTATTCAGAAGATACTGTATGCATCTGAGGACGACCCCTCGACTTTGGCGGAAGCACAGGCGGAGATGGTGGCGCAGCATAACcagcagctgcagcagcagcCAATGCTGAGCCCCATCCTGGAGGCATCAGAGGCCCCGAGCATCACCCCCAAGGACTCGTCTGAGGAGAGCTTGATGAGACAGGAAGCAGCTGCGGCGCACAAGAGGAAGAGTATCTCTGACATGGAGGAGTTCGAGATGGGTTCAAGCTCCAGGCTGAGGCTCTCCGACGTCTCCGACGTGCAGCTGTGCGGTTCACCCTTGATGAGCTTCACCTGA